GTCTGCTATGGGATATTTAATCCCCTTTTTATAGTCCGTGATAATTGAGAATGCTGTAACTTCCGTTGCTGTTCCTGAAGTTGAAGACACAGCACAAAAATGGGCTTTCTTGCGTAATTCAGGAATCCCGAAAATTTTGCACATATCTTCAAACGTGCAGTCGGGATATTCGTATTTAATCCACATTACTTTTGCTGCGTCAATGGGAGAACCGCCGCCGATTGCAACAATCCAGTCAGGGCCGAACTCTAACATTTTTTGCGCGCCGCTCATGACTGTATCAACGGAAGGATCCGACTCGATTCCGTCAATAATTCTTACTTCCATTCCGGCAGCTTTGAGATATGACTCTGCTTTGTCGAGAAATCCGAATTTTTTCATTGAGCCGCCGCCCACGCAAATAACGGCCTTCTTACCCTTCAAATTTTTGAGTGCTTCAAGTGCGCCCTTCCCGTGAAAGACATCACTAGGTAATGTAAATCTCATCATGATAAAATTTGTCGAATCCTTTCATTTAATGATTAGACTAATTATAACGCAAATAATTATTTATAGATTAGCTTTGATTTTTGCGATAATATTATTATATTCCTGTTCTGATAAAAATTTTTTCTTAGGGTTCATCTCGAAAACTCCGCCCCACTCAAATTCATTCTTATATTTCGGGACAATGTGAAAATGTAAGTGGCAGCCCGTATCACCATATGCGCCGTAATTAATTTTGTCGGGATTAAATGCCGCGTGAATAGCCCTCGCAGCCCTGTTGACATCACTAAAAAAT
This DNA window, taken from Synergistaceae bacterium, encodes the following:
- a CDS encoding HIT family protein, which gives rise to MSSIQKDNSCGYCMRGELLEQFGIYICDLSVSSLILFKEQSHPGRCIVAYKDHVSEIVNISDEERNAFFSDVNRAARAIHAAFNPDKINYGAYGDTGCHLHFHIVPKYKNEFEWGGVFEMNPKKKFLSEQEYNNIIAKIKANL